A region of Actinobacillus porcitonsillarum DNA encodes the following proteins:
- the lpxA gene encoding acyl-ACP--UDP-N-acetylglucosamine O-acyltransferase, with protein sequence MRLIDSTAKISPLAVIEDGAQIGAHVEVGPFSVIGKDVKIGARTKIHSHVVINGVTEIGEDNQIFQFASIGEINQDLKYQGEPTKTIIGHRNRIRESVTIHRGTVQGGGVTKIGNDNLFMINSHIAHDCCIGNRCIIANNGTLAGHVTLDDFVIVGGMSAIHQFAVIGSHVMLGGGSMVSQDVPPYVMAQGNHARPFGINFEGLKRRGFDKPAMHAIRAAYKLIYSSGKTVEEIQPELEEMAHKEPAVAVFLDFFKRSTRGIIR encoded by the coding sequence ATGCGTTTAATTGATTCAACCGCAAAAATCAGTCCGTTAGCTGTTATTGAAGATGGTGCTCAAATAGGTGCTCATGTTGAAGTCGGACCATTTTCTGTTATTGGCAAAGATGTCAAAATCGGAGCAAGAACCAAAATTCATTCACACGTTGTAATTAACGGTGTGACGGAAATTGGGGAAGATAACCAAATTTTCCAATTTGCGAGTATTGGTGAAATCAATCAGGATTTAAAATATCAGGGCGAGCCAACAAAAACGATTATCGGGCATCGTAACCGAATTCGTGAAAGTGTGACCATTCATCGTGGTACAGTCCAAGGTGGTGGTGTAACGAAGATTGGCAATGACAACCTGTTTATGATCAATTCACATATTGCTCATGACTGTTGTATTGGTAATCGTTGTATTATTGCCAATAACGGCACATTAGCCGGTCACGTTACATTAGATGATTTTGTGATTGTGGGCGGTATGTCAGCCATTCATCAATTCGCCGTTATTGGTTCGCATGTTATGCTTGGTGGCGGTTCAATGGTTAGCCAGGATGTTCCACCTTACGTCATGGCACAAGGCAACCATGCCCGTCCATTTGGTATTAACTTTGAGGGCTTAAAACGCCGTGGTTTTGATAAACCTGCGATGCATGCGATTCGTGCGGCATATAAGCTAATTTACTCAAGTGGTAAAACAGTAGAAGAAATTCAGCCTGAGTTAGAAGAAATGGCTCATAAAGAACCTGCTGTTGCGGTCTTTTTAGATTTCTTTAAACGTTCAACGCGCGGCATCATTCGTTAA
- the prfB gene encoding peptide chain release factor 2 (programmed frameshift): protein MFELNPIKTQLSDLAERTNTLRGYLDFDLKVERLEEVNAELEQPEIWNTPEKAQALGKERASLEMVVNTIKALDQGIEDVEGLIELAVEAEDIDTFNEAQAEADQLEEKLAKLEFQRMFSGQHDAADCYVDLQAGSGGTEAQDWTEMLLRMYLRWAESKGFKTELIEVSDGDVAGLKSATIRVSGEYAFGWLRTETGIHRLVRKSPFDSNNRRHTSFAAAFVYPEVDEDINIEVNPADLRIDVYRASGAGGQHVNKTESAVRITHIPSGIVVQCQNGRSQHQNKDQAMKQLKAKLYEMEMMKQNAEKQAMEESKSDIGWGSQIRSYVLDDSRIKDLRTGVENRNTQAVLDGDLDKFIEASLKAGL, encoded by the exons ATGTTTGAATTGAATCCAATCAAAACCCAATTATCAGATCTCGCTGAACGCACAAATACCCTTAGGGGGTATCTT GACTTTGATCTTAAGGTAGAACGCTTAGAAGAAGTTAATGCAGAGTTAGAGCAACCGGAAATTTGGAATACGCCGGAAAAAGCACAGGCTTTAGGTAAAGAGAGAGCCTCACTTGAGATGGTGGTTAATACAATCAAAGCGTTAGATCAGGGGATTGAAGATGTTGAAGGGTTGATTGAACTTGCTGTTGAAGCAGAAGATATTGATACTTTTAATGAAGCACAGGCGGAAGCGGATCAATTAGAAGAAAAACTTGCCAAACTTGAGTTTCAGAGAATGTTTAGTGGTCAGCACGATGCGGCGGATTGTTATGTGGATTTACAAGCCGGTTCGGGCGGTACTGAAGCGCAAGATTGGACAGAAATGCTTTTGCGTATGTATTTACGTTGGGCAGAGAGCAAAGGATTTAAAACTGAGTTAATTGAGGTTTCAGACGGCGATGTTGCTGGGCTAAAATCAGCAACTATCCGAGTGTCCGGCGAGTATGCTTTTGGCTGGCTTCGTACCGAAACAGGTATTCATCGTTTGGTGCGTAAAAGTCCGTTTGACTCAAATAACCGCCGTCATACCTCATTTGCAGCTGCCTTTGTTTATCCGGAAGTGGATGAAGATATCAATATCGAAGTCAATCCGGCAGATTTACGTATTGATGTATATCGAGCATCAGGCGCAGGTGGTCAGCACGTGAATAAAACAGAATCTGCGGTGCGTATCACACATATTCCATCGGGTATTGTGGTGCAATGTCAAAATGGTCGCTCACAACATCAAAATAAAGATCAAGCGATGAAACAGCTTAAAGCAAAACTTTATGAGATGGAAATGATGAAGCAAAATGCGGAAAAACAAGCGATGGAAGAAAGTAAATCTGATATTGGTTGGGGGAGCCAAATCCGTTCTTATGTGCTTGACGATTCGCGCATTAAAGATTTGCGTACCGGTGTTGAAAATCGTAATACGCAAGCGGTTTTAGACGGCGATTTAGATAAGTTTATTGAAGCGAGTTTAAAAGCAGGTCTATAA
- a CDS encoding AEC family transporter, translated as MFFASLQFSISTTLPIILLMVAGVFLRRKKFIDEAFCQTASKLVFNFTLPIMLFLNMQKGELDYQAHLSLVLTGIVGTLITYFLAEYWASKHIKERTFRAVFVQGTFRSNVGILGLALVVNAYGNEAVAGTSVYVACLIILFNILAVITLTKSFAKGKMSIRALLFSILKNQLILAVIAGLVVNYYQISLPTPLLKTGQAIASMTLPLALICTGASIDFKALKQFKRQQNEDNRNYLVLLSAMVRLIIAPIILFSLGKWVFQLNAMELGIIFLTASSPVAAATYAMVRHYGGDATSTANLIGITTVGSMFSSTIGLLLLRQLGWI; from the coding sequence ATGTTTTTTGCTTCCCTACAATTTAGTATCAGCACAACATTACCCATTATTCTGTTAATGGTTGCCGGTGTTTTTTTACGCCGTAAGAAATTTATTGATGAAGCCTTTTGCCAAACGGCTTCTAAGCTAGTATTTAATTTTACGCTCCCAATTATGCTATTTCTTAATATGCAAAAGGGTGAGTTGGATTATCAGGCGCATCTTTCCTTAGTATTAACAGGCATTGTAGGGACACTCATTACCTATTTTCTAGCAGAATATTGGGCGAGCAAACACATTAAAGAACGTACCTTTCGAGCCGTTTTTGTACAGGGAACGTTTCGCAGTAACGTAGGGATTTTAGGGCTTGCATTGGTGGTCAATGCGTATGGTAATGAAGCGGTGGCAGGAACATCAGTATATGTGGCATGCCTGATTATTTTATTTAACATCTTAGCCGTTATTACTTTAACGAAATCTTTTGCGAAAGGTAAAATGTCCATTCGTGCTTTACTGTTTAGTATTCTGAAAAATCAGCTGATTTTGGCCGTTATCGCAGGTCTGGTGGTCAATTATTATCAAATTTCATTACCAACGCCTTTGTTGAAAACAGGGCAAGCAATTGCGTCTATGACTTTGCCTTTAGCGCTGATTTGTACGGGCGCAAGTATTGATTTTAAAGCATTGAAACAATTTAAACGCCAGCAAAATGAAGATAATCGTAACTATTTAGTGTTGCTTTCTGCTATGGTGCGGTTGATTATTGCACCGATTATTCTTTTTTCGCTAGGAAAATGGGTATTCCAACTTAACGCAATGGAATTAGGGATTATCTTTTTAACCGCTTCATCACCGGTGGCTGCTGCAACTTATGCAATGGTGCGCCATTATGGTGGCGATGCAACATCAACGGCGAATTTGATCGGCATTACGACCGTTGGTTCAATGTTTAGCTCAACGATTGGTTTATTATTACTTAGACAGCTTGGCTGGATTTAA